One genomic segment of Polynucleobacter sp. MWH-UH2A includes these proteins:
- the slmA gene encoding nucleoid occlusion factor SlmA has translation MRESLEPAEIDSSSADAGKTRKRPRPGERRLQILQVLAEMLQNPKGERVTTAALAAKIDVSEAALYRHFASKAQMFEGLISFIEQTVFGLINQINQKEELGLAQARGILQMLLFFAEKNPGMTRVLLGDALLQEDDRLQERITQVLDRVEASLKQALRIAQTQGGAWSKLGQEEVSIRAAMLMSFILGRWHRFARSGFKKLPTDASDVSLRLLLSE, from the coding sequence CAAGCGCCCTCGTCCTGGTGAGCGTCGCTTGCAAATTCTGCAAGTGCTCGCAGAAATGTTGCAAAATCCAAAGGGTGAGCGCGTCACAACGGCCGCTTTGGCAGCAAAGATTGATGTTTCAGAGGCCGCTCTGTACCGACATTTTGCGAGTAAAGCCCAAATGTTTGAGGGTCTGATTTCATTTATTGAGCAAACCGTTTTTGGCTTAATCAATCAAATTAATCAAAAAGAAGAATTAGGCCTTGCTCAAGCTCGTGGCATTCTGCAGATGCTCTTATTCTTCGCAGAAAAAAATCCTGGAATGACGCGCGTCCTGTTGGGCGATGCCTTATTACAAGAAGATGATCGTTTGCAAGAACGCATCACTCAAGTATTGGATCGTGTGGAAGCCTCTCTTAAGCAGGCTTTACGTATTGCCCAGACTCAAGGTGGGGCATGGTCTAAGTTGGGCCAAGAAGAAGTGAGTATCCGCGCTGCCATGTTGATGAGTTTCATATTGGGTCGTTGGCATCGTTTCGCACGCAGCGGTTTCAAAAAGTTGCCAACAGATGCTTCTGATGTGAGTTTGCGTCTGCTGCTGTCAGAA